A region from the Pseudomonas sp. Teo4 genome encodes:
- a CDS encoding TonB-dependent receptor, with translation MKFTPRCVPLWFGLSALGAVTVVPLAHAAEQVQVHAFAQPSQPLAQALNAFSRATGQSVVYTLELPAVQAPALNGSFSAEQALQQLLGNSGLTWRRVDARTLTLEPLDTSGALNLQATTVNSQMDAYSYQPPAVASIMRGQGPNQDIPQAINVVPAQVIRDQAPRNLDDALTNVSGITQGNNFGGTADTVMKRGFGDNRDGSIMRDGMPIVQGRSLNASTERVEVLKGPASLLYGIQDPGGVINVVSKRPQLEQYNALTVRGSTYGSGKNGSGGGFDSTGALGDSKFAYRLIVDHEDEDYWRNYGVHRESLVAPSLAWLGEDTQVVLAYEHREFLYPFDRGTAFGNDGHPLNIPATRRLDEPFNDMEGRSDLYRLEVDHQLADDWKLHFGYSFNRETYDASQVRVTGVNEAKGTLTRSIDGTHNAMSRDQFATLSLNGNVELAGMQHDLLVGVDHEDRKIFRGDLIRQSSQSTFSYLNPVYGQEVEGTTVRASDSDQTDKLRTDALFFQDALHLDDHWILVAGARFQQYDQYAGRGRPFKANTDTSDQAWVPHAGIVYKVDDQLSFYGSYSESFKPNSSIAPLTGGLVLDSSIAPEEGKSWEIGAKLDMPGQLTGTLALFDITKRNVLVSNFDSTSGETVYSNAGEVSSRGVELDLTGQLSERWSLIGSYAYTDAEVTKDPDLKGNRLQNVAKHSGSLSAVYDFGSLFGGDNLRLGAGARYVGERAGNATNTFDLPSYTVADAFASYETKLDEHKVRLQLNVKNLFDKVYYSSAVNQYFVAIGDARQVSLSSTLEF, from the coding sequence ATGAAGTTCACCCCGCGTTGCGTTCCCCTCTGGTTCGGCCTTTCTGCACTCGGCGCCGTGACCGTCGTCCCCCTGGCCCACGCCGCCGAGCAGGTCCAGGTGCATGCCTTCGCCCAGCCGAGCCAGCCTCTGGCCCAGGCACTCAACGCCTTCAGCCGCGCCACCGGCCAGAGCGTGGTCTATACCCTTGAACTGCCCGCCGTGCAGGCACCCGCACTCAACGGTAGCTTCAGTGCCGAACAGGCATTGCAGCAACTGCTGGGCAATTCCGGCCTGACCTGGCGCCGCGTCGATGCCCGCACCCTGACCCTCGAACCCTTGGACACCTCCGGCGCACTGAACCTGCAAGCCACCACCGTCAACTCGCAGATGGACGCCTACAGCTATCAGCCTCCGGCAGTGGCGTCGATCATGCGTGGTCAGGGCCCGAACCAGGACATCCCGCAGGCTATCAACGTGGTGCCGGCCCAGGTCATCCGTGATCAGGCCCCACGCAACCTCGACGATGCCCTGACCAATGTCAGCGGCATCACCCAGGGCAACAATTTCGGCGGCACCGCCGACACCGTGATGAAGCGCGGCTTCGGCGACAACCGCGACGGCTCGATCATGCGCGACGGCATGCCCATCGTGCAGGGCAGAAGCCTCAATGCCAGCACCGAGCGGGTCGAAGTCCTCAAAGGCCCGGCCTCGCTGTTGTATGGCATCCAGGACCCGGGCGGTGTCATCAACGTGGTCAGCAAACGCCCGCAACTGGAGCAGTACAACGCGCTGACCGTGCGCGGCTCCACCTATGGCAGCGGCAAGAATGGCAGCGGCGGCGGCTTCGACAGTACCGGAGCGTTGGGTGACAGCAAGTTCGCCTACCGCCTGATCGTCGACCATGAAGACGAAGATTACTGGCGCAATTACGGCGTGCATCGCGAATCGCTGGTGGCGCCGTCGCTGGCCTGGCTGGGCGAGGACACGCAAGTGGTGCTGGCCTATGAGCATCGCGAGTTTCTTTATCCCTTCGACCGGGGCACCGCCTTCGGCAACGATGGCCACCCGCTGAACATCCCGGCTACCCGCCGCCTGGACGAGCCGTTCAACGACATGGAAGGGCGCTCGGACCTCTACCGCCTGGAAGTCGACCACCAACTGGCCGACGACTGGAAACTGCATTTCGGCTACAGCTTCAACCGCGAGACCTACGACGCCAGCCAGGTACGGGTGACCGGTGTCAACGAAGCCAAGGGCACGCTGACCCGCAGCATCGACGGCACCCACAACGCCATGAGCCGCGACCAGTTCGCCACCCTCAGCCTCAACGGCAATGTTGAACTGGCGGGCATGCAGCATGACCTGTTGGTGGGTGTCGACCATGAAGACCGCAAGATCTTTCGCGGTGACCTGATCCGCCAGAGCAGCCAGTCGACCTTCAGCTACCTGAATCCGGTGTATGGCCAGGAAGTGGAGGGCACCACCGTGCGCGCCAGCGACAGCGACCAGACCGACAAGCTGCGCACCGATGCACTGTTCTTCCAGGACGCGCTGCACCTGGATGATCACTGGATTCTGGTGGCAGGGGCTCGCTTCCAGCAATACGACCAGTACGCCGGTCGCGGCCGCCCGTTCAAGGCCAACACCGACACCAGCGACCAGGCCTGGGTACCCCATGCCGGTATCGTCTACAAAGTGGACGACCAGTTGTCGTTCTATGGCAGCTACAGCGAGTCGTTCAAACCCAACTCGAGCATTGCCCCGTTGACCGGCGGCCTGGTACTGGATTCCTCGATCGCACCGGAAGAGGGCAAGTCCTGGGAGATCGGCGCCAAGCTCGACATGCCAGGCCAGCTCACCGGCACCTTGGCCCTGTTCGACATCACCAAGCGCAACGTGCTGGTGTCCAACTTCGATAGCACCAGCGGCGAGACGGTGTACAGCAATGCGGGTGAAGTCAGCTCCCGGGGCGTCGAACTCGACCTCACCGGCCAGCTGAGCGAACGCTGGAGCTTGATTGGCAGCTACGCCTACACCGATGCTGAAGTCACCAAGGACCCGGACCTCAAGGGCAACCGCCTGCAGAACGTGGCCAAGCACAGTGGCTCGCTATCGGCGGTGTACGACTTCGGCAGCCTGTTCGGCGGCGACAATCTGCGCCTTGGCGCCGGGGCGCGCTATGTGGGTGAGCGCGCGGGCAATGCGACCAACACCTTTGACCTGCCGTCCTACACCGTGGCCGACGCGTTTGCCAGCTACGAGACCAAGCTCGACGAGCACAAGGTGCGCCTGCAGTTGAACGTGAAGAACCTGTTCGACAAGGTCTACTACAGCTCGGCGGTGAACCAGTATTTCGTTGCCATTGGCGATGCGCGGCAGGTGAGCTTGTCCAGCACGCTTGAATTCTAG
- a CDS encoding AraC family transcriptional regulator produces MTPLSQLQVFNAMHASPHARLELSAHLGDGLAAALWSNRDDARDYQAPSHHTLSCYIADGTGTFRRQRPGDKGAPDKLCVMPAGHESNWVVNGSIRLAHLYISETQFALGCVRLLDREPRELQLQEATFLEDPQQARRFRQLITLSWDEPGERLLASSLAHEIVDHAVLSQVGLRQGLRLKGGLAPTVRRQLVDYIEANLDQPVTLGELALRCNLSEYHFARMFRTSFGVPPHQYLLARRLHQACRLLRLGELPLGQVALLCGFASASHFSNRFRQAMGATPGDYRAAMLNT; encoded by the coding sequence ATGACCCCACTGTCCCAGCTGCAAGTGTTCAACGCCATGCACGCCTCGCCCCACGCCCGGCTGGAGCTGAGCGCGCACCTGGGTGACGGCCTGGCAGCAGCGCTGTGGAGCAACCGAGACGACGCCCGCGACTACCAGGCACCCAGCCACCACACGCTGTCGTGCTACATCGCCGACGGCACTGGCACCTTCCGCCGCCAGCGCCCAGGTGACAAAGGTGCGCCGGACAAACTGTGCGTGATGCCCGCCGGCCATGAGTCGAACTGGGTGGTCAATGGCTCGATTCGCCTGGCGCATCTGTACATCAGCGAAACCCAGTTCGCCCTCGGCTGCGTACGCTTGCTGGACCGTGAGCCACGCGAGCTGCAGTTACAGGAAGCCACCTTCCTTGAAGACCCGCAGCAGGCCAGACGCTTTCGCCAGTTGATCACCTTGAGCTGGGACGAACCTGGCGAGCGGTTACTGGCCAGCAGCCTGGCCCATGAAATCGTCGACCATGCGGTGCTCAGCCAGGTTGGCCTGCGCCAAGGATTGCGCCTGAAAGGCGGGCTGGCGCCCACTGTGCGTCGGCAACTGGTCGATTACATCGAAGCGAACCTGGACCAGCCCGTCACACTCGGTGAGCTGGCCCTTCGCTGCAATCTGTCGGAGTACCACTTCGCCCGGATGTTCCGCACAAGTTTTGGCGTACCGCCCCATCAGTACCTGCTGGCCCGGCGACTTCACCAGGCCTGCCGGTTGCTGCGCCTGGGCGAGTTGCCGCTGGGGCAGGTCGCCCTGCTGTGTGGTTTCGCCAGCGCTAGCCACTTCAGCAATCGGTTTCGCCAGGCGATGGGGGCGACGCCTGGGGATTACCGGGCAGCGATGCTGAACACCTAG
- a CDS encoding DMT family transporter, with product MNLSLYLLTVLIWGTTWIALKLQLGVVAIPVSIVYRFALAGLILFAILLLTRRLQPMNRRGHLICLAQGFCLFCVNFMCFLTASQWVASGLIAVVFSTATLWNALNARIFFGQKIASNVLAGGAMGLLGLGLLFWPELSSHTASRETLYGLGLALLGTLCFSAGNMLSSLQQKAGLKPMTTNAWGMVYGASMLAVYCLVSGVPFAMEWNARYIGSLMYLVIPGSVIGFTAYLTLVGRMGPERAAYCTVLFPLVALNVSAFAEGYQWTAPALLGLVAVMAGNVLVFRKPKARGVTGAVAVR from the coding sequence ATGAACCTGTCCCTCTACCTGCTCACCGTCCTGATCTGGGGCACCACCTGGATCGCCCTCAAGTTGCAACTGGGTGTGGTCGCGATTCCGGTCTCGATCGTCTACCGCTTCGCACTGGCCGGCCTGATCCTGTTCGCCATTCTCCTGCTCACCCGCCGCCTGCAGCCGATGAATCGGCGCGGCCACCTGATCTGCCTGGCCCAGGGCTTTTGCCTGTTCTGCGTCAACTTCATGTGCTTTCTTACCGCCAGCCAGTGGGTCGCCAGCGGTCTGATCGCCGTGGTGTTCTCTACCGCAACCCTATGGAATGCGCTGAACGCACGGATCTTCTTCGGCCAGAAAATCGCCAGCAATGTGCTGGCGGGCGGGGCCATGGGCTTGCTGGGCCTTGGCCTTTTGTTCTGGCCTGAACTGTCCAGCCATACGGCCAGCCGCGAGACCTTGTACGGGCTGGGCCTGGCCCTGCTGGGCACGCTGTGCTTCTCGGCCGGCAACATGCTCTCCAGCCTGCAGCAGAAAGCCGGGCTCAAGCCCATGACCACCAACGCCTGGGGCATGGTCTATGGCGCGTCGATGTTGGCGGTTTATTGCCTGGTCAGTGGTGTTCCGTTCGCCATGGAGTGGAATGCGCGCTACATCGGTTCGCTGATGTATCTGGTGATTCCTGGCTCGGTGATCGGCTTTACCGCCTACCTGACCCTGGTAGGGCGCATGGGGCCGGAGCGGGCGGCCTACTGCACGGTGCTGTTCCCGTTGGTGGCGTTGAACGTGTCGGCGTTCGCGGAAGGGTATCAGTGGACGGCGCCAGCGTTGCTGGGGCTGGTGGCGGTGATGGCGGGGAATGTGCTGGTGTTTCGCAAGCCGAAGGCTCGGGGAGTGACTGGGGCCGTGGCGGTCAGGTAG
- a CDS encoding D-glycerate dehydrogenase, producing the protein MKKTVLAFSRITPAMAERLQQDFNVILPNPKLGDINAQFNEALPEAHGLIGVGRKLGRAQLEGAAKLEVVSSVSVGYDNYDLDYFNERGIALTNTPDVLTESTADLGFSLIMGCARRTAELDAWTKAGQWQATVGPAHFGTDVHGKTLGIVGLGNIGAAVARRGRFGFNMSILYAGNSRKTALEQELGAQYRSLEQLLAESDFVCIVVPLSDATRKLISTRELKLMKPSAFLINIARGPVVDEAALVEALQAGTIRGAGLDVYEKEPLSDSPLFKLPNALTLPHIGSATAETREAMANRAMENLRAALLGERPRDLVNPQVWKH; encoded by the coding sequence ATGAAAAAGACCGTCCTGGCCTTCAGCCGTATCACCCCGGCCATGGCCGAGCGCCTGCAGCAAGACTTCAACGTGATTCTGCCGAACCCCAAGCTCGGCGACATCAATGCCCAGTTCAACGAAGCCCTGCCCGAGGCCCACGGCCTGATCGGCGTCGGTCGCAAGCTGGGCCGTGCCCAACTTGAAGGCGCAGCCAAGCTGGAAGTGGTGTCCAGCGTGTCGGTCGGCTACGACAACTACGACCTGGACTACTTCAACGAGCGCGGCATTGCCCTGACCAACACCCCGGATGTGCTGACCGAAAGCACCGCCGACCTGGGCTTCTCGCTGATCATGGGCTGCGCCCGCCGCACCGCCGAACTCGATGCCTGGACCAAGGCCGGCCAGTGGCAGGCTACCGTCGGCCCGGCCCACTTCGGCACCGATGTGCACGGCAAGACGCTGGGTATCGTCGGCCTGGGCAACATCGGTGCGGCGGTGGCTCGCCGTGGCCGCTTCGGCTTCAACATGTCGATTCTGTATGCCGGCAACAGCCGCAAGACGGCCCTCGAACAAGAATTGGGCGCTCAGTACCGCAGCCTGGAGCAACTGCTGGCCGAGTCCGACTTCGTCTGCATCGTGGTGCCGCTGTCCGATGCCACCCGCAAGCTGATCAGCACACGCGAGCTGAAGCTGATGAAGCCAAGTGCGTTCCTGATCAACATTGCCCGTGGCCCGGTAGTGGATGAGGCCGCGCTGGTCGAAGCGCTGCAGGCGGGCACCATTCGCGGCGCCGGCCTGGATGTGTACGAGAAGGAGCCGCTGAGCGACTCGCCGCTGTTCAAGCTGCCCAACGCCCTGACCCTGCCGCACATTGGGTCGGCCACCGCCGAGACCCGCGAGGCCATGGCCAACCGGGCGATGGAAAACCTGCGCGCGGCGCTGCTGGGTGAGCGGCCGCGGGATCTGGTGAATCCACAGGTGTGGAAGCACTGA
- a CDS encoding LysR family transcriptional regulator, producing MDTLQNMRAFSCVAQLGSFTAAAAQLDTTTANVSRAVSNLEAHLQTRLLNRTTRRIALTEAGKRYLMRCEQILTYVEEAEAEASDAHARPAGQLKVHSMTGVGQHFVVDAIARYRESHPDVTFDLTMANRVPDLLDEGYDVSIVLASELPDSGFVSQRLGITYSIVCASPEYVAKHGFAHKPVDLLKHSCLRMVSPVIPLEKWLFDGPEGQELVNITTSPFQVNSADAMKTAIRCGMGMGVLPIYSVIDGLRDGSLVRVMPEYRLQELNLYAIYPSRQYLDAKIKTWVEYLRNSLPEILAAHEADLKTHELQIAN from the coding sequence ATGGACACCCTGCAAAACATGCGTGCTTTCAGTTGCGTAGCCCAGCTAGGCAGCTTCACGGCTGCCGCCGCGCAGCTCGATACGACCACCGCGAACGTCTCGCGAGCGGTCTCCAACCTGGAAGCCCATCTGCAAACCCGGCTGCTCAACCGCACCACCCGGCGTATCGCCCTGACCGAGGCGGGCAAGCGTTACCTGATGCGCTGCGAACAGATTCTTACCTATGTGGAAGAAGCCGAAGCCGAAGCCAGCGACGCCCACGCCCGCCCGGCCGGGCAACTGAAAGTGCACTCGATGACCGGCGTCGGCCAGCACTTCGTGGTCGATGCCATCGCCCGCTACCGCGAATCGCACCCGGATGTGACCTTCGACCTGACCATGGCCAACCGCGTGCCGGACTTGCTCGACGAGGGCTACGACGTGTCCATCGTGCTGGCCAGCGAGCTGCCTGACTCCGGGTTCGTCTCCCAGCGCCTGGGCATCACCTACAGCATTGTCTGCGCCTCGCCGGAGTACGTGGCCAAGCATGGCTTTGCGCACAAGCCAGTCGACCTGCTCAAGCACTCTTGCCTGCGCATGGTCAGCCCGGTGATTCCGCTGGAAAAATGGCTGTTCGATGGCCCGGAAGGCCAGGAACTGGTCAACATCACCACTTCGCCGTTCCAGGTGAACTCCGCCGATGCGATGAAAACCGCAATCCGTTGTGGCATGGGCATGGGCGTGTTGCCGATCTATTCGGTGATCGATGGCCTGCGCGACGGCAGCCTGGTGCGGGTGATGCCTGAATACCGCCTGCAGGAGCTGAACCTGTATGCGATCTACCCATCGCGCCAGTACCTGGATGCGAAGATCAAGACCTGGGTCGAGTACCTGCGCAATTCGTTGCCGGAGATTCTGGCAGCCCATGAGGCAGACCTGAAGACCCACGAACTGCAGATCGCCAACTGA
- a CDS encoding efflux transporter outer membrane subunit, with protein MPRRIIGTLQAFSVCALSLALSGCIGTWGIAPKSKTLQANTLTTDAAIREAATDAHWPDQQWWHAYRDPQLDRWVALAVAGSPSMAMAAARVREAKAMAGVVESAEKLQVNGQSTLKRHNWPEDQFYGPGALSGANTWDNNAAIGFSYALDLWGRERNASEQAVDQAHMSVAEARQAQLELQNNVVRAYIQLSLHFAQRDIVKAELEQQEQILALAQRRLDAGIGTHFEVSQAEAPLPETHRQIDSLNEEIALTRNQLAALAGKGPGEGASIERPTLTLGADLKLPSALPAQLVGQRPDVVASRWQVAAQARGIDVAHAGFFPNVDLVGSLGFMATGGGPLEFLTGRKFNYNVGPAISLPIFDGGRLRSELGVASAGYDVAVARYNQTVIGALKNISDQLIRRESMKEQSHFAAESVAAAQKTYDIAMVAFQRGLTDYLNVLNAQTLLFRQQQVQQQVQAARLAAHAELVTALGGGLGAGEDVPDEARQAAPKTPATLAIFDKPEHAE; from the coding sequence GTGCCGCGTCGCATCATCGGAACGCTTCAGGCGTTCAGCGTCTGTGCCCTTAGTCTCGCCTTGAGCGGCTGTATCGGAACCTGGGGCATTGCCCCGAAAAGCAAGACACTGCAAGCCAATACCCTGACCACCGACGCGGCCATCCGTGAAGCCGCCACCGATGCTCATTGGCCCGATCAGCAGTGGTGGCACGCCTATCGCGACCCGCAGTTGGACCGTTGGGTCGCCCTGGCCGTGGCCGGTAGCCCGAGCATGGCCATGGCCGCCGCGCGAGTGCGCGAAGCCAAGGCCATGGCGGGTGTGGTCGAGTCGGCGGAAAAACTTCAGGTCAATGGCCAGTCGACGCTCAAGCGCCACAACTGGCCCGAGGACCAGTTCTATGGTCCAGGCGCGTTGTCGGGTGCCAACACCTGGGACAACAACGCGGCCATCGGCTTCAGCTATGCCCTCGACCTGTGGGGCCGCGAGCGCAATGCCAGCGAGCAGGCCGTGGACCAGGCGCACATGAGTGTGGCCGAGGCCCGCCAAGCCCAGCTTGAGCTGCAGAACAATGTTGTGCGCGCCTACATTCAACTGAGCCTTCACTTCGCCCAACGCGACATCGTCAAGGCCGAGCTCGAGCAGCAAGAGCAGATTCTGGCCCTGGCCCAGCGCCGCCTGGACGCAGGCATCGGGACTCATTTCGAAGTCAGCCAGGCCGAAGCGCCGCTGCCTGAAACCCATCGTCAGATCGACAGCCTCAACGAAGAAATCGCCCTGACCCGCAACCAGCTGGCGGCATTGGCCGGCAAGGGCCCAGGGGAGGGCGCCAGCATCGAGCGGCCGACCCTGACCCTGGGCGCCGACCTCAAGCTGCCGTCAGCCCTGCCAGCCCAACTGGTCGGCCAGCGGCCCGACGTCGTAGCCAGCCGCTGGCAAGTGGCGGCCCAGGCGCGGGGTATCGATGTCGCCCACGCCGGCTTCTTCCCCAACGTGGACCTGGTCGGCAGCCTCGGCTTCATGGCCACCGGCGGCGGCCCGCTGGAGTTTCTCACCGGGCGCAAGTTCAACTACAACGTAGGCCCGGCCATCAGCCTGCCGATTTTCGATGGTGGCCGCCTGCGCTCCGAGCTGGGCGTTGCTTCCGCTGGCTACGACGTGGCCGTGGCGCGCTACAACCAGACGGTGATCGGTGCGCTGAAGAACATTTCCGACCAGCTGATTCGCCGCGAGTCGATGAAAGAGCAGTCGCACTTCGCCGCCGAGTCCGTGGCCGCCGCGCAGAAAACCTACGACATCGCCATGGTCGCCTTCCAGCGTGGCCTGACCGATTACCTCAATGTGCTCAACGCCCAGACTTTGCTGTTCCGTCAGCAACAGGTGCAGCAGCAGGTGCAGGCCGCCCGACTGGCTGCCCACGCCGAGCTGGTCACCGCTTTGGGCGGCGGCCTGGGGGCAGGCGAAGACGTGCCGGACGAAGCGCGTCAGGCCGCGCCGAAAACCCCGGCCACCCTGGCCATCTTCGACAAGCCGGAACACGCTGAATGA
- a CDS encoding FUSC family protein, whose product MSTSSLPLRWLQSLEWRRGFFAWARTDGVTWVYIFKIIAAAFITLWLAMRLELPQPRTAMITVFIVMQPQSGHVFAKSFYRVLGTLAGSAMMITLIALFPQNTELFLPCLAVWVGLCSAGAMRYRTFRAYGFVLAGYTAAMIGLPVLEHPDQAFMAAVWRALEISLGILVSTLVSAAVLPQSASAAMRNALYQRFGVFAGVMVEALRGESQRDRFEASNVRFVAEAVGLESLRNVTAFEDPHMRRRSGRLVRMNSEFMAITTRFNALNRLLERLRARGPLQIVSAIEPGIETLAKLLDPYVGRALTDADALRLALELAAYKEGLQAQVRGLRADYLKTDPSESDLLDFHTAFELLYRLVDEMFSYAETHASLAAHNHAREQWDEPYVSRTNWLVSLAAGVRASAVLLLLGSFWLLSDWPSGAMMTLVATVTVGLSAASPNPKRMSFQMACGTMLGACIGFYETFFVFPWIDGFPLLCMVLAPVFVLGAFLASRPAYAGYGLGLLVFFSIGSVPNNLTTYNPYTFINDYIGMVIGMLACAAAGAIILPPNSRWLWSRLEQDLRAQVLFAIGGRLRGLGSAFESRTRDLLHQAYGLAAGKPEVQSQLMRWMFVVLEVGHAVIELRKEQARAPVHPAYAESQPWRQAIRVMGRALARLFLQPSASNHERALVAVDHAISRVQATDEPFARHFDTSVLRRVQSYLHFIRTSLLDPQSPLAPAKGLHHAP is encoded by the coding sequence ATGAGCACATCGAGCTTACCCCTGCGCTGGCTGCAAAGCCTTGAGTGGCGCCGGGGTTTCTTTGCCTGGGCGCGCACCGACGGGGTGACCTGGGTCTACATCTTCAAGATCATCGCGGCCGCCTTCATTACCCTGTGGCTGGCCATGCGCCTGGAGTTGCCGCAACCGCGCACGGCGATGATCACCGTGTTCATCGTCATGCAGCCGCAAAGCGGCCATGTATTCGCCAAGAGTTTCTACCGGGTGCTCGGCACCTTGGCCGGCTCGGCGATGATGATCACGCTGATTGCCCTGTTCCCACAGAACACCGAGTTGTTCCTGCCTTGCCTGGCGGTGTGGGTCGGGCTGTGCTCGGCCGGTGCCATGCGCTACCGCACCTTCCGCGCCTACGGCTTCGTACTCGCCGGTTACACTGCGGCGATGATCGGCCTGCCAGTGCTCGAGCACCCTGACCAGGCGTTCATGGCCGCCGTGTGGCGGGCGCTGGAGATTTCGCTGGGTATTCTGGTGTCGACGCTGGTGAGTGCCGCCGTGCTGCCGCAGTCGGCCAGTGCTGCCATGCGCAATGCCCTGTACCAGCGTTTTGGCGTGTTTGCTGGGGTCATGGTCGAGGCACTGCGCGGCGAAAGCCAGCGTGACCGCTTCGAAGCCAGCAACGTGCGCTTTGTCGCCGAAGCGGTGGGCCTGGAAAGCCTGCGCAACGTCACCGCGTTCGAAGACCCGCACATGCGCCGGCGTAGCGGCCGGCTGGTACGCATGAACAGCGAGTTCATGGCTATCACCACACGTTTTAACGCCCTCAATCGCCTGCTCGAACGGTTGCGTGCACGTGGGCCGCTGCAGATCGTCAGCGCCATCGAACCGGGAATCGAGACCTTGGCCAAACTGCTCGACCCCTATGTTGGCCGGGCCTTGACCGATGCCGATGCCCTGCGTCTGGCGCTGGAGCTGGCGGCCTATAAAGAAGGTCTGCAAGCTCAGGTAAGAGGCCTGCGCGCCGACTACCTGAAAACTGACCCCAGCGAGTCCGACCTGCTGGACTTCCACACCGCGTTCGAGCTGCTGTACCGGCTCGTCGACGAGATGTTCAGTTACGCCGAAACCCACGCATCGCTGGCGGCGCACAACCATGCGCGTGAACAGTGGGATGAGCCCTACGTGTCGCGCACCAACTGGCTGGTATCGCTGGCCGCGGGCGTGCGGGCGTCGGCTGTGCTGTTGCTGTTGGGCAGCTTCTGGTTGCTCAGCGATTGGCCCAGCGGCGCGATGATGACCTTGGTCGCCACGGTGACGGTCGGGCTGTCGGCCGCTTCGCCGAACCCCAAGCGCATGTCGTTCCAGATGGCGTGCGGCACCATGCTCGGCGCCTGCATCGGCTTCTACGAGACATTCTTCGTGTTCCCCTGGATCGACGGCTTCCCGCTGCTGTGCATGGTTCTGGCGCCGGTGTTCGTGCTGGGCGCATTCCTCGCTTCGCGTCCGGCCTATGCCGGCTATGGCCTGGGTTTGCTGGTGTTCTTCTCCATCGGCTCGGTGCCCAACAACCTCACCACCTACAACCCCTACACCTTCATCAACGACTACATCGGCATGGTCATCGGCATGCTGGCCTGCGCGGCTGCGGGGGCGATCATCCTGCCGCCGAACAGCCGCTGGTTGTGGAGCCGCCTGGAACAAGACCTGCGCGCGCAGGTGCTGTTCGCCATCGGCGGGCGCCTGCGCGGGTTGGGCAGCGCCTTCGAAAGCCGTACCCGCGACCTGTTGCACCAAGCCTACGGCCTTGCGGCCGGCAAGCCCGAGGTGCAAAGCCAGTTGATGCGCTGGATGTTCGTGGTGCTGGAAGTCGGCCACGCCGTTATCGAACTGCGCAAGGAACAGGCCCGTGCCCCGGTGCACCCGGCCTACGCCGAATCGCAGCCCTGGCGCCAGGCGATCCGCGTGATGGGCCGCGCTTTGGCCCGGCTGTTCCTGCAACCAAGTGCCAGCAATCACGAACGCGCCCTGGTGGCGGTGGACCACGCCATCAGCCGCGTGCAGGCCACCGACGAACCCTTCGCCCGGCACTTCGACACTTCGGTGCTGCGCCGGGTGCAGAGCTACCTGCATTTCATCCGTACCTCCCTGCTCGACCCACAGTCGCCGCTGGCCCCGGCGAAAGGATTGCACCATGCCCCGTGA
- a CDS encoding DUF1656 domain-containing protein, whose protein sequence is MPREIAFHGVYMPTMTLMFLFALGLAWGLDRFIASHDGYRFFWHPALLRLSLFVCLFGAMALSLYW, encoded by the coding sequence ATGCCCCGTGAAATCGCCTTCCATGGCGTGTACATGCCCACCATGACCCTGATGTTCCTGTTTGCCCTGGGCCTGGCCTGGGGCCTGGACCGGTTCATCGCCAGCCACGATGGCTACCGTTTTTTCTGGCACCCGGCGTTGCTGCGCCTGAGCCTGTTCGTCTGCTTGTTCGGCGCCATGGCGCTGTCTCTCTACTGGTGA
- a CDS encoding HlyD family secretion protein, with translation MKKFFSLIATLLVLAAAVVIGHQLWKHYMTTPWTRDGRVRADIINVAADVPGYVVDVPVKDNQRVKKGDLLIQIDPEHYQLAVDQAKALVASRKATWEMRKVNAKRRADMDNLVISKENRDDASNIANSAQADYQQAQAELAAAELNLKRTHIVATVDGYVTNLNIHKGDYARTGEAVMAVVDENSFWVYGFFEETKLPHVKVGDQAELEMMSGERIKGHVESIARGIYDRDNPQSRELIADVNPTFNWVRLAQRVPVRIHIDEVPEGYLLAAGTTCTVVVKSGAE, from the coding sequence ATGAAAAAGTTCTTCAGCTTGATCGCCACCCTGCTGGTGCTGGCCGCCGCCGTGGTGATCGGCCACCAGTTGTGGAAGCACTACATGACCACGCCGTGGACCCGTGACGGCCGCGTGCGTGCCGACATCATCAACGTCGCCGCCGACGTGCCCGGCTATGTGGTGGACGTGCCGGTCAAGGACAACCAGCGAGTCAAGAAAGGCGACCTGCTGATCCAGATCGACCCAGAGCACTACCAGCTGGCGGTCGACCAGGCCAAGGCGCTGGTCGCCTCGCGCAAGGCCACCTGGGAAATGCGCAAGGTCAACGCCAAGCGCCGTGCCGACATGGACAACCTGGTGATCTCCAAGGAAAACCGCGACGACGCCAGCAACATCGCCAACTCCGCCCAGGCCGACTACCAGCAGGCCCAGGCCGAGCTTGCGGCTGCCGAGCTGAACCTCAAACGCACGCACATCGTGGCCACGGTGGACGGTTACGTGACCAACCTGAACATCCACAAAGGCGACTATGCCCGCACCGGCGAGGCGGTGATGGCGGTGGTCGACGAGAACTCGTTCTGGGTCTATGGCTTCTTCGAAGAGACCAAGCTGCCCCATGTGAAGGTGGGTGACCAGGCTGAGCTCGAGATGATGAGCGGCGAACGCATCAAGGGCCATGTAGAGAGCATCGCCCGCGGCATCTACGACCGTGACAACCCGCAGAGCCGCGAGCTGATCGCCGATGTGAACCCGACCTTCAACTGGGTGCGACTGGCCCAGCGGGTGCCGGTGCGGATTCACATTGATGAAGTGCCGGAGGGGTATTTGCTGGCGGCGGGGACGACTTGTACGGTGGTGGTGAAGTCGGGCGCGGAGTGA